One part of the Microlunatus elymi genome encodes these proteins:
- a CDS encoding nucleoside deaminase, translating to MNNHDSQLVTEFSIRLPGWLRTELARLPGHIADRDDRIRIVNELAGRNIAEGTGGPFAALVVERDSGKLLSAAVNLVPEVDLALAHAEMIALSLAQAHIGSWNLGADPARAHSLVINAQPCAMCLGALIWSGIGELEFAASGADVERITGFDEGPVPPDWREQLESRGIAVHAGRSAAEALVVLQDFRARVAEGSATLYNG from the coding sequence GTGAATAACCACGACAGCCAACTCGTCACCGAATTCAGCATCCGGCTGCCGGGTTGGCTGCGTACGGAGTTGGCGAGGCTGCCGGGCCACATCGCTGATCGCGACGACCGGATCCGGATCGTGAACGAGCTGGCCGGCCGGAATATTGCCGAGGGGACGGGCGGTCCGTTCGCAGCCTTGGTGGTCGAGCGGGACAGCGGCAAGCTGCTCTCGGCCGCGGTGAATCTGGTGCCGGAAGTTGATCTTGCTCTGGCCCACGCCGAGATGATCGCACTGAGCCTGGCCCAGGCTCATATCGGTTCCTGGAATCTCGGCGCAGATCCGGCGCGAGCTCACAGCCTGGTGATCAACGCCCAACCGTGCGCCATGTGCCTCGGCGCGTTGATCTGGTCCGGCATCGGCGAACTGGAGTTCGCCGCCTCGGGGGCGGACGTCGAACGCATCACCGGCTTCGACGAAGGGCCGGTTCCGCCGGACTGGCGGGAGCAGCTCGAGAGCCGCGGGATCGCTGTGCACGCAGGGAGATCGGCGGCCGAGGCGCTCGTTGTGCTGCAGGACTTCCGGGCCCGAGTGGCCGAGGGCAGCGCCACTCTCTACAACGGTTGA